CAACACCACGGGCGCAGCCCGGcgtttttgcaattttaatcaTCATATTGAAGATTAAAAGATATTCTTCATTTTCACAGGACCCGCGATTCAAACTAAATTACGATCGTACCTTTTTACGGGACTTTTTCTCAAACTCAAATGCTCGCTGTTGAATGGTGATATATCTGCAATAATGATGTCACATTGTCGACTACGTAATTTCATTTCATCACAAGATGATAAATGTCAATAGCCCAATAAcgagtactcccgtagtgtgtgtaccaagttagggttaggccataattttattctgattttcctcattttagttctattacgacagGCATGTTCAACCTTTTTTGTGCCGCGGGCCACTTTTAAATTAGGAAACTCATCGTGGGCCTTaaactcaatatatatatcagttctGATTTAGAATTTGCGCGTCGCCAAATCAAATTGGATTGCACAAATCTATTGCGGATATCTGAGCACAATATGAAGGCATTTTTACGCAgtgcttgttttaaatcaattttttcctGTATCTTTTGAATTTGTATTGAAATACCTTTTGCATCGCCTTGAAACTATGCCAAAATGTTGcgttctggcagctgcacaagctgatgaaataatatttttaaaaatgtaaaaaaaaattcttgattTGACTTTCACTGTCATCGCGAAACTATGTATATCGCTAAGTTAGTACctacaccaaagtcataagattttaacagGAATATTCATCCTAGTTACGGGCAAGATAAATACGAACAAAACGTCATGGCACCACATGATATAAACCCGATATATTAATACTCGTTTTAGTGAGATATGACTTAGATGAATTAGTATATTACATGGCTATATAtcgatatatttttcataaaataaaggcattattaccGTAAAAACTATTAATTTATTTGACCGTATTTTAATCTTTTAATTGGTGAATATTTGTAATTAGTAccctgaataataaataattacaGAAACAAAAACCTGGTTGAACGAGACTTGGGTAAGAATAAAAAGCGAAAGATACGCAAATGTATTGAACTCTCGGGCTGTTGTATGCTTCTTCAAAGACGCCTAATGATAATGTCCAATTCTGATTCTTACAGTATTAGATGTTTTGAAaggatgaaaatataaaattcaaattttaatcctTTTTTCCTTTTATTTGAAAGATAGTACAGTGATACAGCAATATACAGAGTACCTATTTATTCACATCTATCATTAATCTTCTTTTGTGAGCATAGCTACAGAAGAGTCTGACTAGCCAATGATTCTCAATAACTGCTCATCGGGTTAACATTCAGACTATACCTGTCTTTGTAAATTACATCcgaaataaacaatatatatatcatgactGCCGTCCATCGAACTCATTGGGTTTTTTACGTTTTACCTACGCTTTCACAACAGGTGAACGGGAGAGTCTAGTCCAGACTCTAGACcggggctactcaactatttttaccgaagatccgcatataaaacttttaaaatatttgggtccggtctttccagaaattatatttcggcaccTTTAAATACGCACTTCCTCGTCCGACTAAtcattattagctaatcaagattgttgtGTTCtagttattttcatatatatttgaatctATAAAAGGGATTTCATAAAAGGAAACCTCAAAAGTGCGgctaataattcaaaataaagaattagacgcggtccgaatcgaatacccgaaaggtccggatttgaaccgcggtccgccagttgagtagccctgctctagaacagggctactcaactatttttaccgaaggtccgcatacaaaacttcaaaaatattaggATCCGGTCTTTccggaaattatatttcggcatctttaaacacgcaattcctcggccgactaatgattattagctaatccatattgtttgttatggcgttatagttcttttcatttAGATTTAAATCTATAGaagtaattttataataaaaaacttcaaaaatggaGCTAATGAtcgaaaataaagaattaggcgcggtccgaatcaaatagccggaaggtccggattcggaccacggtccgccagttgagtagctctgCTCTAGACCACAACCACGGCAGAACTTACTGGGCTGCGCTCCCGTTTTCTCTGCACAGTCTCCGAAGAtatggttctcaaacggtggggcgcgcccaTCATAAAAATGTTTGCTAGATTTGCTCGTGCGCGCCCCATTTTGGGTGTTTAAATTTCTTGTTTTGTCAGCTAAAAACTACTGcaccaataaaaataacaacgaATTTCGcttgttttcaaaacttcaattatttcattatttaagtTCCATCTCCGcatttcaacgtgttttttgaataaaacacacTTTCGATTTACTatatgttatttgtagcttattgtaaGTTAGTTATCTTTAAGGTGGGGCGCGAGATTTGACAAGTTCTCAAGAGGAGGCGCGGCTGAGAAGTCTAAAGGTttaaggcaggggtcggcaacctacggccgaCGCTTccctgaattatagtaacaaaacagctgttttgacgattatattttttacgttacacaattcattgtgagagcgtgtagactaaattatattatattctaacAATGGCAAAAAAACGTAGATAAGTtaatgctaagtgcaaagggttcaatggcgccaaaaatacaatgcaatgaggaaataaatttatagtCGATTCGAGAGATTTATCACtgctccatttttaatttaaaaattatcattcgttcggttttcaactttttgaaaatatgtgcggcccgccaatgacttgcaatcATTGTtctggcccgcgagcgacaaaaggttgccacCCTTGGTTTAAGACCTCACGCCAAACATACGCTGAGTGCTTCGCGGACCGCACGTTCGTCACTTCTGTTTTATACCTATGCTGTGTTTTTCTTATTTGAAAAACGCAGGCAAAGGGAGAGAATTCACAAAATGAGAAACTTGGAcagttatataataataatgagcTGAAACTCTCTCGCGCTAGCATAGCCTGATGGTTACTTCACAAGTCAAGGTCCAAGAAACAACACCACGGGCGCAGTCCGACGCTTTTACGGCTTCCACCACCATCGAGTTTGAACTGgctatctaatcccatacccgacatgcactacggtaaccggacgagaggccttggttcgccatattattaagtcgtcttattgaATTTACTcttcctcgggataaatatgtaaatactaatCTCATTTTAACGTCCAACAATGTAAATGTatgttaatgaaatctatacgAAGCGGCACCATGTCGTCACCACTGATTGAGCTCATACTATGAGCCATGAGTCCATGACATGTATAGAATATAAAGTCACTGTGGAAGTATTGACTATTTAAGATCGTATACGTAATCTCCAACTTAAAAAACATTGCTCACTGCACTGCAATAAAACTGCATAGGCCTACAGTGCTGACTGTATTAGATAATATGTATATGAAGGGTCCTATTAAATCGGTCAGAAAACTTGTGGTTAGGTCACAAGTGAGCCAAAGTTATGCTTAATTTTGAATACGCTCGTTTACTTTTAACTCGATAAAACTTGTTGGGGACGTACTCGTCCACGCCAATTGAACTATCAATTGAAATACATTAGTAATTTCAGCTGAAAATCACACAGATTCAAAGGATTTCGAGTAGTGGTTGTAGTTTTTTCAAGATGATTTTTGATTTAATTGAGATATTCTTTATTCATTTGAAAGAGAAAATTTCAACATCTTCAACTATACGATTGCGGTTTAACGTACAAGCTCGATATCATGGACCATTAATTCTATAAAAGAATTTCGAGGAATCGCTCATTTCTGATCGTCAATACGAGGGATTGACACCGCAAAGACTGAAGTATTATGTGCCGCGAGACCACTCGAAATCAGGTTGTTAAACATTAGCTAGCATATTCGAATCAACAACTTGAATAAATATGACTTTGCGTAGATGGCACTGGAATTATATGATTACTTTTTGCAGTTTAAAAAGCAGTGCAAAAATAGGGAGTAAAAATAATGGTTTTGTGGGATCATAGCATTCATTTATGGAAATAAGTTTGATAGCATAATTAATATTATACAATCTGAATGTTGCATAGCCACATCGAGTCAGCTAAAGCAAACGTCTTTAAACTATAAAAAGGGCCTATGttggtattttgatagtttttttttattgccatACGAATGTTATATTTACACAGTTTTATGGCGACATATCTCCTTCTTGCTGATGAAAGCGCCACTTTGATAGCGTCCATGGGTTATTATAACTCGGCCTGTTGGATGTGATATTTATTCTGGAGGGGGACAATAGGCTCGTTGAGTCGCCGGCATTGTATCTCGATTTCGCCCTTTCGGGACAAACTAACCGTGTCGAAAGTATGTATGAACGACGCGCACTTTTCAACAAAGTTCATTTATGCAACAAGCTCTCGTTTTTGTAAGACGACAAAGACGATTAAATGCAGAAATACGTGGTGACCTATGTAAGGTATGGGTACCGATTTACATCACAAACCTCGGTGCTTGCCAGCCGGCTTTGTTGGTCAGATTGAGAGAATAGAGGATGAATTGTTATTACCTACCGGTACCTGCTCGTTAACTCAGCCGAATTGCGATGTTGTAGCTGACAAGTTGGAATCTGGCAGCCCACATAAAAGCTTAAATTTAAGCACATTGAGCCTGGTTGAAACAATAGAATACAATTTCTTGCATCGAAACTCGGAAAATGGCTTTGCGATGGGATCGGGCGTGAGTACGAGTAGAAAAGCAATTTTGACACAGAATAATGATACAGAAGATGACGTTGTTGTCGACAATGAAAGACCCCCATCAGTCGAGGTTTGCGCTGATCCCGGATTAGAAGAGGCAGAAGGCATAGCGCATGCACAGATATTAACAAAAATCAACTCTACATTTGATGCAGGCATTGCGTCCATAGACAATAATATGGAAAATATTGATTCGACTGGATTTGCTAACATACTCGAAGAGTACAAGTTTTCTGGAGGGTCAAGCAAAacccaacaaacaaaaaatcaaaaaactcGATTGGGACAACTTCCCAAATCAGATCAACCGAAGCTCAGTGGCCTAAACTTAACACTAACCGGACTGAAGGCCAAACCAGTCAACAGAATGAGTGGTATAACACCGCGTGGTTTATTGTCACGTGATAGATCCCAACGAGCGAGGAACCCGAATGTCATGAAATCTATGGAGGAAAGGCTCAGCACTGCACGCAATAATAGTAAACGCCCTGGTTGGAATCAAAACTTCATAAATAAAGATAAGTCAAGTACAGCCAAACCAACAAGGTTTAGAAAGCCCCCGAGAAAATTGAATATCCTTGCAGCTATTAAACCGAGCAATCTTGATAAGGAGAAGgagaaatttttttcatctaaTTTCACAATAAATCctcaatttgaatataaatatccGCCGAACGAGAACGTCTTACAGCGTTACAACAATGCATCATCATTATATGTGGAAGaggtaaaattatatttttctccTGCAGTCACAATAATACAGTCTAATTTAAATAGAGACAATTTAATTTAAGACAAATATAACtattatacagggtgttaaaaataCGCAAAATtagagtaaattttttttctcatggCAACGTTAAAAAGTACCTGTTGAAAAACGGTAGTCGTGAAATGTAATTCAATACTGTTGAAAGATGTCAGTCGTTAAATattttaagtagcatttcatcttaacttctgttaattttgcgttacttttttaCACCCTGTATATTAGCAAATTTGAAATCGTAATTAGATTGTGATTTGTATAAGCTCTATTTAATGAGTTAACCTGACGATGTCACCAATACAATTCCCATCATGCcccaaattaatttgaattgagTGTGAAAACCCGATGGAGATTTTATTCCAGTCGAAACTATTACAATATACACAGTTTATTGACACTGTTGTATTGCTTAATAGTTATTTCGACATAAAAAATCGTATCATGTTATCAACACCTTTTATACAAAAGAGAAACTCATTTAAAACCCTGAGTGGGGCAGACACTGCCGGTGGATCGGTATCAATATCACACAAGGCACCGTATTGACAAAACATCGCATCTCAATTGTTTCAAAGTAACATTATACGACACCTGAAATCAATTCGTGAATTGCGAAATAGTAACCTTGGATTGTCTTGTTATAGGCTACGGCACATGAAGCTtgtaaaaacttgaaaaattaaaaacacataTTAGCACTATTGAATTCACGCTATTCGGCTTGGACTTATATACCACCAAGCCTGAGAGCCAATAACAGACTGATAAAACCAAGTTTTATATCAACATAAAATATCCGATTGCAGAACTgatcatattttttcattgtgtgACTTTTGTATCTAGGTTAAAGGCCCTCTCATCGACTCTCAAATGCCTTGATTGCTGTTTTCTTAACTTATTTttctgactgactgactgactaaGCGTGACTTTCCAAACTTCCATATTTTTAACGCGAAAATGTGAACAGTGTGATTGACTGTGATTGAAATTGTCCTCCTGAATAATTAGTGATCAGAATAACATTGTTTTGCAGGCCGTTGCAATAATGCGTCGTGTTTTAACAAGGTATGGTAATTACGAAAAATTTGAAGCCGCGACTGGAGGTCGGCTGCTCACTCGGACAGAAATTTGGAACACGTAAGTCAAAGCAATT
The genomic region above belongs to Styela clava chromosome 13, kaStyClav1.hap1.2, whole genome shotgun sequence and contains:
- the LOC120333234 gene encoding microtubule-associated tyrosine carboxypeptidase 1-like; amino-acid sequence: MGTDLHHKPRCLPAGFVGQIERIEDELLLPTGTCSLTQPNCDVVADKLESGSPHKSLNLSTLSLVETIEYNFLHRNSENGFAMGSGVSTSRKAILTQNNDTEDDVVVDNERPPSVEVCADPGLEEAEGIAHAQILTKINSTFDAGIASIDNNMENIDSTGFANILEEYKFSGGSSKTQQTKNQKTRLGQLPKSDQPKLSGLNLTLTGLKAKPVNRMSGITPRGLLSRDRSQRARNPNVMKSMEERLSTARNNSKRPGWNQNFINKDKSSTAKPTRFRKPPRKLNILAAIKPSNLDKEKEKFFSSNFTINPQFEYKYPPNENVLQRYNNASSLYVEEAVAIMRRVLTRYGNYEKFEAATGGRLLTRTEIWNTVKRYLEREGFFGEIVVDISNDLLSRAAMTINGGRPTLSIRESSAREYWVEGLLRHEVGTHHLRFHNNRQQVWHNCNTRRQMELQPANPTEEGLASLHSVLLRKDPSLWRAAMLYYAVYKASKLSFVQLFADLGKFLDSPEVRWDYCLRTKRGQTDTSKPGCFCKDQVYLNGILALLQRRKTLDFHMLCTLGKVSHEDIGKLRENCNKEGTKIPTFMKDIDEYRRRLDYIVNMNGLDTFLEGTSGNDRNDGGS